One region of Fragaria vesca subsp. vesca linkage group LG4, FraVesHawaii_1.0, whole genome shotgun sequence genomic DNA includes:
- the LOC101307485 gene encoding carbonic anhydrase, chloroplastic-like isoform 1, protein MAGTFRKCMMLCCTAKVTKEEDMAYEDAIAGLSKLLSEKADLEGVAAAKIKQLTAELEEAGSNQFDPVEKLKSGFVHFRTEKFEKDVDLYGKLATGQSPKFMVFACSDSRVCPSHILNFQPGEAFVVRNIANMVPPFDTTKHSGVGAAIEYAVLHLKVENIVVIGHSCCGGIKGLMSIPDDGTTASDFIENWVQICAPAKNKIKSSCGDLSFADQCTSLEKEAVNVSLGNLLTYPFVREAVVNNTLALKGGHYDFVGGGFELWDLDFNITPNLTL, encoded by the exons ATGGCCGGAACGTTTAGAAAGTGCATGATGCTCTGTTGCACGGCAAAGGTCACG AAGGAAGAAGACATGGCTTACGAGGATGCCATTGCCGGACTTTCGAAGCTGCTGAG TGAAAAAGCTGACCTCGAAGGTGTCGCCGCCGCCAAGATCAAGCAGTTAACGGCCGAGCTGGAGGAGGCCGGGTCAAATCAGTTTGACCCGGTCGAGAAGCTCAAAAGTGGGTTCGTCCACTTCAGGACGGAGAAGTTCGA GAAAGATGTTGATCTATACGGCAAACTCGCCACTGGCCAAAGCCCCAAG TTTATGGTATTTGCATGCTCAGATTCTCGAGTGTGTCCCTCACACATCCTCAATTTCCAACCCGGGGAGGCTTTCGTGGTCCGAAACATCGCCAACATGGTCCCTCCATTCGACACG ACTAAACACTCGGGAGTGGGGGCTGCCATTGAATACGCAGTATTGCATCTCAAG GTGGAGAATATTGTGGTGATCGGACATAGCTGCTGCGGCGGTATAAAGGGGCTCATGTCGATCCCGGACGATGGGACCACCGCTAG TGACTTCATTGAGAATTGGGTCCAAATCTGTGCACCAGCTAAGAATAAGATCAAGTCATCCTGCGGTGACTTGAGTTTTGCAGACCAGTGCACCAGCTTGGAGAAG GAGGCTGTGAATGTATCACTAGGGAACTTACTGACATACCCGTTTGTTAGAGAGGCTGTGGTGAACAATACTCTGGCTCTCAAGGGTGGACACTATGACTTTGTCGGTGGCGGTTTCGAGCTCTGGGATCTTGATTTCAACATCACACCCAATTTGACACTATGA
- the LOC101307485 gene encoding carbonic anhydrase, chloroplastic-like isoform 2 yields MAYEDAIAGLSKLLSEKADLEGVAAAKIKQLTAELEEAGSNQFDPVEKLKSGFVHFRTEKFEKDVDLYGKLATGQSPKFMVFACSDSRVCPSHILNFQPGEAFVVRNIANMVPPFDTTKHSGVGAAIEYAVLHLKVENIVVIGHSCCGGIKGLMSIPDDGTTASDFIENWVQICAPAKNKIKSSCGDLSFADQCTSLEKEAVNVSLGNLLTYPFVREAVVNNTLALKGGHYDFVGGGFELWDLDFNITPNLTL; encoded by the exons ATGGCTTACGAGGATGCCATTGCCGGACTTTCGAAGCTGCTGAG TGAAAAAGCTGACCTCGAAGGTGTCGCCGCCGCCAAGATCAAGCAGTTAACGGCCGAGCTGGAGGAGGCCGGGTCAAATCAGTTTGACCCGGTCGAGAAGCTCAAAAGTGGGTTCGTCCACTTCAGGACGGAGAAGTTCGA GAAAGATGTTGATCTATACGGCAAACTCGCCACTGGCCAAAGCCCCAAG TTTATGGTATTTGCATGCTCAGATTCTCGAGTGTGTCCCTCACACATCCTCAATTTCCAACCCGGGGAGGCTTTCGTGGTCCGAAACATCGCCAACATGGTCCCTCCATTCGACACG ACTAAACACTCGGGAGTGGGGGCTGCCATTGAATACGCAGTATTGCATCTCAAG GTGGAGAATATTGTGGTGATCGGACATAGCTGCTGCGGCGGTATAAAGGGGCTCATGTCGATCCCGGACGATGGGACCACCGCTAG TGACTTCATTGAGAATTGGGTCCAAATCTGTGCACCAGCTAAGAATAAGATCAAGTCATCCTGCGGTGACTTGAGTTTTGCAGACCAGTGCACCAGCTTGGAGAAG GAGGCTGTGAATGTATCACTAGGGAACTTACTGACATACCCGTTTGTTAGAGAGGCTGTGGTGAACAATACTCTGGCTCTCAAGGGTGGACACTATGACTTTGTCGGTGGCGGTTTCGAGCTCTGGGATCTTGATTTCAACATCACACCCAATTTGACACTATGA
- the LOC101303702 gene encoding probable receptor-like protein kinase At5g39030-like: MGTTGIRSLSLQCAWVSIVAFLVLGSSGHNDVGASNLKDGAKCVPSSCGDIHDISYPLRLQQDPEQCGDSRYTLECDHNNITVLRLFSQEYYVKAIDYDFNRIRVVDPGLEKNNCSSLPHFPLSPYNFSYHSWEPYNVPVIFLKCANPVNSSRYVSTAPCINSEMYGYAVPGNISTEDVENGCTVYWMSLTTWMPYEEDRNVSYQDIHDQMVYGFELRYSTSLVDPCRGQWNYPGLDTYSDRECYPRNIRGFFLIGWRLFTDYWATESIIAGSIVAAKLVFGGPFVIALLIHKWRRRHWSTYRTIEDFLHSDNFMPIRYSYSNIKKMSAGFKDKLGAGGYGFVFKCKLRSGRFGAIKLLGKSNANGEDFMSEVATIGRIHHVNVVQLVGYCVEGSKRALVYDFMPNGSLDRYIYSKEESIPLSYKKIYEIAVGVAQGIEYLHQGCEMQILHFDIKPHNILLDENFVPKISDFGLAKLYPANNSIVSSMAARGTMGYIAPELFYKNIGGVSYKADVYSFGMLLMEMASRRKNLNANVDHSSQIYFPSWVHDQYNEGKDLEIGDATAEEKKLIRKMIVAALWCIQMKPSDRPSMKRVTQMLVGDVENLEMPPKPSLCPQPTPVSNLIPACSNVELTCTLSAR, from the exons ATGGGAACAACTGGGATTAGGAGCCTGTCCCTGCAGTGTGCTTGGGTTTCAATTGTAGCCTTTTTGGTTCTTGGCTCATCTGGTCATAACGATGTGGGTGCGTCCAATCTTAAAGATGGTGCCAAGTGCGTCCCTTCTTCTTGCGGCGACATCCACGACATAAGCTACCCATTGCGACTACAACAAGATCCAGAGCAGTGTGGCGACTCACGCTACACTTTGGAATGTGACCACAACAACATCACAGTGCTGCGCCTATTTTCTCAAGAGTACTACGTCAAGGCCATTGACTACGACTTCAACAGAATCCGAGTGGTGGATCCTGGCCTTGAGAAGAACAACTGCTCTTCCCTTCCTCATTTTCCTTTGTCCCCATATAACTTCAGTTACCATTCATGGGAACCATATAATGTTCCAGTAATTTTCTTGAAATGTGCAAATCCAGTGAATTCTTCTCGGTATGTGAGCACGGCTCCTTGTATTAACTCCGAAATGTATGGTTATGCCGTTCCAGGCAATATCTCCACCGAAGATGTGGAGAATGGGTGCACTGTATATTGGATGTCTCTGACCACTTGGATGCCCTACGAGGAGGACCGAAACGTTTCCTATCAAGATATACACGATCAAATGGTGTACGGCTTCGAGCTTCGGTATTCGACGAGTCTGGTTGACCCTTGCCGCGGTCAATGGAATTATCCGGGCCTTGATACTTATTCCGATAGAGAATGTTATCCGCGCAACATACGAG GTTTCTTTCTTATTGGTTGGAGGCTTTTCACCG ATTATTGGGCTACCGAGAGTATTATCGCTGGCAGTATTGTAGCGGCAAAACTTGTATTTGGAGGTCCATTTGTGATCGCACTTCTGATACATAAGTGGCGAAGAAGGCATTGGTCAACCTATCGCACTATAGAAGATTTTCTGCATTCTGACAACTTCATGCCTATAAGGTACTCTTACTCCAACATTAAGAAAATGTCAGCTGGATTCAAAGATAAGTTGGGGGCAGGGGGTTACGGTTTTGTATTTAAATGCAAATTACGGAGTGGCCGCTTTGGAGCCATTAAATTGTTAGGGAAGTCTAATGCTAATGGAGAAGATTTCATGAGTGAAGTAGCTACTATTGGAAGGATTCATCATGTTAATGTGGTGCAGCTTGTTGGTTACTGTGTCGAGGGTTCAAAGCGCGCCTTAGTATATGATTTCATGCCAAATGGTTCTCTTGATAGATACATTTACTCCAAAGAAGAATCCATCCCTTTAAGTTACAAGAAAATATATGAGATTGCAGTTGGAGTCGCTCAAGGTATTGAATATTTGCATCAAGGTTGTGAAATGCAAATTCTGCATTTTGATATCAAGCCTCATAATATCCTACTTGATGAGAATTTTGTCCCAAAGATTTCTGACTTTGGGCTAGCGAAACTATATCCAGCAAACAATAGCATTGTCTCATCAATGGCAGCAAGAGGCACCATGGGATACATTGCTCCCGAGTTGTTTTATAAAAACATTGGTGGTGTTTCGTACAAAGCTGATGTTTATAGTTTTGGAATGTTGTTGATGGAAATGGCAAGCAGAAGGAAAAATCTGAATGCAAATGTGGATCACTCTAGCCAAATTTACTTCCCCTCATGGGTGCATGATCAATATAATGAGGGGAAGGACTTGGAGATTGGGGATGCTACAGCGGAGGAGAAGAAATTAATTAGAAAAATGATAGTAGCTGCCTTGTGGTGTATTCAAATGAAACCAAGTGATCGACCTTCAATGAAGAGAGTTACACAGATGCTCGTAGGAGATGTTGAGAACCTAGAAATGCCACCAAAGCCTTCTCTATGCCCACAACCGACGCCTGTAAGCAATCTGATTCCAGCATGTTCAAATGTGGAGCTAACATGTACTCTTTCTGCTAGGTGA
- the LOC101303418 gene encoding probable receptor-like protein kinase At1g67000-like, giving the protein MQQTLVSSFCFILLAFSSSIVLGKKPNCGKHGPVIKFPFTFKGSYPENPGYPGFLVSCNEKKETVLELPIPVKFAIKTIDYEAQRIQLYDPEYCLLANLSKVHDMSIFPFQYSEYQMTNITLFNCSSAERESPASWLYSVPCFEERPGYQIYWASSSRSIEYLPLLSCTKMRTLSSVPYWSELYLEWSEPNCTLCEAQGNICGLKNNGTTSTEIECLPMKKGGSGKTLLATGTSLGSFVLVLLAGAAFHAYSSDRKEKQNQLKIERFLEDYRALKPSRYSYSDIKRITDQFKDKLGQGAYGTVYKGELSSECFVAVKVLTSTKGDGEEFVNEVGTMGHIHHVNVVRLVGFCADGFRRALVYDFLPNGSLQDFISSADNNNSFLGWDKLQDIALGIAKGIEYLHQGCDQRILHFDIKPHNVLLDHNFTPKISDFGLAKLCSKDQSIVSMTTARGTMGYIAPEVFSRNFGNVSYKSDVYSYGMVLLEMVGGRKNISSTTENAPEVYYPEWIYNLLEEGEDLRIHVGEEADAKIAKRLAIVGLWCIQWHPVDRPSMKGVVQMLEGGENLTMPPNPFASQGPAGTSASTPARRLNLQLEPIAELE; this is encoded by the exons ATGCAGCAAACTCTCGTTTCTTCCTTTTGCTTCATCTTGCTGGCTTTCTCCTCCTCCATAGTCCTTGGTAAAAAACCCAACTGTGGGAAACATGGCCCGGTTATCAAATTTCCATTCACCTTCAAAGGTAGCTACCCAGAAAATCCTGGGTATCCTGGGTTTCTTGTATCCTGCAATGAAAAGAAGGAAACCGTTCTTGAGCTTCCAATCCCAGTTAAATTTGCAATCAAGACCATAGACTATGAGGCTCAGCGAATCCAGCTATATGACCCAGAATATTGCTTGCTTGCCAACCTTTCGAAAGTCCACGACATGTCAATCTTTCCCTTCCAGTACTCAGAATACCAAATGACTAATATTACCTTATTCAATTGTTCTTCAGCTGAAAGAGAATCGCCGGCCTCGTGGCTTTATTCAGTCCCCTGCTTTGAAGAACGCCCTGGCTACCAAATCTATTGGGCTTCTTCTTCAAGAAGCATTGAGTACTTGCCCCTCCTGTCTTGTACAAAGATGCGTACTCTTTCATCAGTACCATACTGGTCTGAGCTTTATTTGGAATGGTCTGAACCAAATTGTACACTATGTGAAGCACAGGGAAATATCTGTGGATTGAAGAACAATGGCACCACTAGTACTGAGATTGAATGCCTTCCCATGAAGAAAGGAG GTTCGGGGAAAACTTTATTAGCTACGG GTACATCCCTGGGTTCATTTGTACTCGTACTACTTGCTGGTGCAGCTTTTCATGCTTATAGTTCTGATAGAAAGGAGAAACAGAATCAATTAAAAATTGAAAGATTTTTAGAGGATTACAGAGCTCTCAAACCAAGCAGATACTCTTATTCAGACATCAAGAGGATTACAGATCAGTTCAAGGACAAATTAGGCCAAGGGGCATATGGGACCGTTTATAAGGGAGAGCTTTCTTCTGAATGTTTTGTTGCCGTGAAAGTCCTCACTAGTACTAAAGGAGATGGGGAAGAGTTTGTTAATGAAGTGGGAACAATGGGTCATATCCATCATGTCAATGTGGTTCGCTTGGTTGGATTCTGCGCTGATGGGTTTAGAAGAGCTCTTGTTTATGACTTCTTACCTAATGGTTCACTGCAAGATTTCATTTCATCAGCAGACAATAACAATTCTTTCCTTGGTTGGGATAAATTGCAAGATATTGCTCTAGGCATAGCCAAAGGAATTGAATATCTGCACCAGGGGTGCGATCAACGAATCCTCCATTTTGATATCAAACCCCACAATGTTCTGCTTGACCATAACTTCACCCCAAAGATTTCTGATTTTGGTTTGGCCAAGTTATGTTCCAAGGATCAGAGTATAGTGTCAATGACTACAGCTAGGGGAACAATGGGGTACATTGCACCTGAAGTGTTCTCCAGGAACTTCGGGAATGTGTCCTATAAGTCAGATGTGTATAGTTATGGAATGGTACTGCTCGAGATGGTAGGAGGAAGAAAGAACATCAGTTCAACCACAGAGAACGCACCTGAAGTTTACTACCCAGAATGGATCTATAATCTACTAGAAGAAGGTGAAGACCTCCGAATCCATGTTGGGGAAGAAGCAGATGCTAAAATTGCAAAGAGACTTGCGATTGTGGGTCTCTGGTGCATCCAATGGCACCCGGTTGATCGTCCCTCTATGAAAGGGGTGGTTCAGATGTTGGAAGGAGGAGAAAACTTGACTATGCCTCCAAATCCTTTTGCCTCTCAAGGTCCTGCAGGAACAAGTGCAAGCACACCTGCCAGAAGATTAAACCTTCAACTGGAACCAATTGCTGAGTTAGAGTGA
- the LOC101303121 gene encoding ribosomal protein S14, mitochondrial-like: MPVICLVNPKMSVCRDNHRRLLAEKFELRRNLYKVLCKDTSLPDDLREENRYKLSKLPRNNSFTRIRNRCIFSGRGRAVYETFRISRLVFRALANKGMLNGVKKASR, translated from the coding sequence ATGCCTGTGATATGCCTGGTCAACCCCAAAATGTCAGTTTGCCGAGACAACCACCGGCGTTTGCTGGCGGAGAAATTCGAGCTCCGGCGGAACCTTTACAAGGTGCTGTGCAAAGACACGAGCCTCCCCGACGACTTGCGGGAGGAGAACCGCTACAAGCTCTCGAAGCTTCCGCGAAACAACTCCTTCACACGAATCAGGAACCGCTGCATCTTCTCCGGCCGAGGCCGCGCCGTCTACGAGACCTTCCGTATCTCTCGTCTCGTCTTCCGTGCTCTTGCCAACAAGGGCATGCTCAACGGCGTCAAGAAAGCGTCCCGGTAA
- the LOC101302262 gene encoding AMSH-like ubiquitin thioesterase 2-like — MAERNLLSLRIINGEQATLSSLDSVESGSSCLACKFFAPSELQNITVHAVTQCTPSPLISCTASMPQGATVSQITAANSEQLCDQSSSSSRVLRDSARLMEDFLQLAKENTDKDLETCGTLGAFLKNETFYVTTLIIPKQESTSSSCQAINDEEVFAIQNEQSLFPAGWIHTHPSQSCFMSSVDLHTHYSFQVMVPEAFAIVMAPTDTSRSYGIFRLSEPGGMNVLKECQEEGFHTHKETTDGSPIYEHCSNVYTNSNLRKFYQGLSCHTGPLLHYY, encoded by the exons ATGGCGGAAAGAAACCTTTTAAG CTTGAGAATCATCAATGGGGAACAAGCTACTTTGTCATCGTTGGATTCAGTGGAATCTGGCAGTAGTTGCTTGGCTTGTAAATTTTTTGCTCCAAGCGAATTGCAGAATATTACAGTTCATGCTGTTACGCAATGCACCCCTTCTCCTTTAATCTCCTGCACAGCAAGTATGCCTCAAGGTGCTACTGTCTCACAAATTACAGCCGCCAATTCAGAACAGCTGTGTGATCAATCATCATCATCATCTAGAGTACTGCGAGAT TCAGCTCGGTTAATGGAAGATTTCCTGCAGCTTGCTAAAGAAAATACAGACAAGGATCTTGAAACATGTGGAACTCTTGGCGCCTTTCTT AAAAATGAAACATTCTACGTGACGACGCTGATCATACCCAAGCAGGAATCCACTTCCAGCTCT TGTCAGGCAATAAATGACGAGGAAGTCTTTGCAATACAAAATGAACAATCACTTTTTCCAGCAGGATGGATCCAT ACGCATCCTTCTCAGAGTTGTTTCATGTCATCAGTGGATTTACACACACATTATTCATTTCAG GTTATGGTACCTGAGGCTTTTGCCATTGTCATGGCCCCAACTGATACTTCAAG AAGCTATGGAATATTCCGGCTATCTGAGCCTGGTGGGATGAATGTCCTGAAAGAGTGCCAAGAGGAAGGGTTCCACACTCACAAAGAAACAACAGATGGGAGTCCTATCTACGAGCACTGCTCCAATGTCTACACAAACTCAAATCTGAG AAAATTTTACCAAGGCCTCAGCTGTCATACTGGTCCACTTCTGCATTATTATTGA
- the LOC101302553 gene encoding RING finger protein 5-like, with protein sequence MVSLKRRRAGMRVILPQPHMIFHFTKPQDFDHLGDDDVVGDSSVESDACSETSPDHNSCKKDSHSQSQPEQNGKSSNNSSGSAKMSYFDCNLCFKSERQPVVTACGHLFCHSCLCDWLEFRRKCPVCEAEVVDGRIFPIYQCSGPRSKYYGTK encoded by the coding sequence ATGGTTTCACTGAAGCGCCGCCGTGCAGGGATGCGTGTCATTTTGCCCCAACCCCATATGATCTTCCATTTCACAAAGCCCCAAGATTTCGATCACCTCGGTGACGATGATGTCGTAGGCGACAGTTCCGTGGAATCCGATGCATGTTCTGAGACTAGTCCCGACCACAATTCTTGCAAGAAAGACAGTCATTCTCAGTCTCAACCAGAACAGAATGGTAAGAGTAGCAACAACAGCTCCGGTTCTGCGAAGATGTCGTATTTCGATTGTAACTTGTGTTTCAAATCGGAGAGGCAGCCGGTTGTGACGGCGTGCGGGCATTTGTTTTGCCATTCTTGCTTGTGCGACTGGCTCGAGTTTCGTCGGAAGTGTCCTGTCTGTGAGGCGGAGGTGGTTGACGGACGCATCTTTCCGATTTACCAATGCAGTGGACCGAGATCGAAGTATTATGGTACCAAGTGA
- the LOC101307982 gene encoding uncharacterized protein LOC101307982, which translates to MQAVSAPASSPSFDAYEFNNMNIQYSQLSANFAATVKVSEDDVKEEITEIEAQNDVCATVHEEEIEEEEEEEFSFFCTNPDGSPISADDVFQDGQIRPVYPIFNRDLLFADAYDGDSSRRDDASPSLRPPLKKFFFEDRDAPSSSASESDELEALPEGSYCEWSKNAKEVSPELRNNKSNSTGSSKLWRIRDLVPRSNSDGKDAFVFLSPNSAAKLKQNKDAAKAKAVEKAQVKDKGQKGKKAETVSSAHERHYVMNRAKKEGEKRRSYLPYRPGVVGFFTNVNVLSKNVHPF; encoded by the coding sequence ATGCAAGCGGTTTCAGCTCCGGCTTCGTCTCCGAGTTTCGACGCTTACGAATTCAACAACATGAATATACAATACTCGCAGCTGTCTGCGAATTTCGCCGCAACCGTCAAGGTCTCGGAGGATGACGTTAAAGAGGAGATAACCGAAATTGAAGCTCAAAACGATGTTTGCGCGACGGTGCATGAGGAGGAGATAGAGGAAGAAGAAGAGGAGGAGTTTTCGTTCTTCTGCACGAATCCCGACGGATCGCCGATCTCCGCCGACGACGTGTTCCAGGACGGCCAGATCCGGCCGGTGTATCCCATCTTTAACCGAGATCTCCTCTTCGCCGACGCCTACGACGGCGACTCCTCCCGCCGCGACGACGCTTCTCCGTCTCTGCGGCCGCCGCTGAAGAAGTTCTTCTTCGAGGACCGCGACGCTCCTTCTTCTTCGGCCTCCGAATCCGACGAGCTCGAAGCCCTGCCGGAGGGAAGCTACTGCGAGTGGTCCAAGAACGCCAAGGAGGTCTCGCCGGAGCTCCGGAACAACAAGAGCAACTCCACCGGGTCCTCCAAGCTCTGGAGGATCAGAGACTTGGTTCCTCGGAGCAACAGCGACGGCAAGGACGCGTTCGTCTTCCTGAGCCCTAATTCGGCGGCGAAACTGAAGCAAAATAAAGACGCCGCCAAGGCGAAGGCGGTGGAGAAAGCTCAGGTGAAGGATAAGGGGCAAAAGGGTAAAAAGGCCGAAACGGTGTCGTCTGCGCACGAGAGGCATTATGTAATGAACAGAGCGAAGAAGGAAGGGGAAAAACGACGGTCGTATTTGCCGTACAGGCCGGGTGTGGTTGGATTCTTCACCAATGTGAACGTGTTGAGCAAAAATGTTCATCCTTTCTGA
- the LOC101302833 gene encoding uncharacterized protein LOC101302833: MAALAPGILLKLVSAMNTGVKPTGEHRSSLLQVTDIVPADLDEKSLWPTQGFYIKVSDSSHSIYVSLPSEQDDVVLSNKMQLGQFIYVDRLEPGSPVPVVKGAKMIPGRHPLMGTPEPLMGLRQKGGGERTEQMGMSNSKPSRRGSWDLNVGGDGVMSPMVGKPLDFDQCYSTPVKDRPVRNAMSPMIRGRVGRDNGGVRCSYGGGVLGKMGDGKGESPLLRKSCMTPSMSKFPRSKSVSDREPRILISPFNQAEKKSSTPPPRLRNARVMTSLNVAGDAQTPQKTSNSKPQQLQSANVSNDSNSTSLAMNLPGKLSMLGKEAVQQRETAQKIALNALRDASATEALVRSLKTFSNLCKAAKADAPAACFEQFLEFHQQVVQAVAEMVSVQAATSAAQTPNAKQQRDKEEDEDTVLNEMVHNSMNSKLSLSKRRCALYKSNDENKKPPAVCSNSCSLTSTIKLGKQIETEAGNWFMEFLEKALEKGMKKTKGTTTDGDAKKVPQSLILRVINWVEMQQCDSSKRPVHPKAAQVARKLRIKMKNP; the protein is encoded by the exons ATGGCGGCTCTGGCGCCGGGGATTCTGCTGAAGCTCGTCAGCGCAATGAACACCGGTGTAAAACCCACCGGCGAGCACCGCAGCTCGCTTCTTCAGGTCACCGACATAGTCCCGGCCGATCTTGACGAGAAGAGCCTCTGGCCTACTCAGGGGTTCTACATCAAGGTCTCCGATTCCTCCCACTCCATCTACGTCAGCCTCCCGTCGGAGCAAGACGACGTCGTTTTGAGCAACAAGATGCAGCTGGGTCAGTTTATATATGTGGACAGATTGGAGCCGGGGTCGCCGGTGCCGGTGGTCAAAGGGGCCAAGATGATTCCGGGAAGGCACCCTTTGATGGGTACGCCGGAGCCGTTGATGGGTTTGCGGCAGAAGGGAGGAGGAGAGAGAACGGAGCAAATGGGGATGTCGAATTCGAAGCCGAGTAGAAGAGGGTCTTGGGATTTGAATGTGGGTGGTGATGGGGTGATGTCTCCGATGGTGGGGAAGCCTTTGGATTTTGATCAGTGTTATAGTACTCCGGTTAAGGACAGGCCGGTGAGGAATGCGATGTCGCCGATGATAAGGGGAAGAGTTGGAAGAGATAATGGTGGAGTTAGGTGCTCTTATGGTGGGGGAGTTTTGGGGAAGATGGGAGATGGAAAGGGAGAGAGTCCATTGTTGAGGAAGAGCTGTATGACTCCCTCGATGTCTAAGTTTCCGAGGAGTAAAAGCGTGTCTGATCGAGAGCCTAGGATTCTGATTAGTCCCTTCAACCAAGCT GAGAAGAAAAGCTCAACTCCACCACCGCGGCTGCGAAATGCAAGAGTGATGACTTCTCTCAATGTGGCCGGGGATGCGCAAACCCCACAAAAGACCTCCAATTCAAAGCCACAACAGCTACAGTCTGCTAATGTGTCCAACGACAGCAACAGCACCAGTCTTGCCATGAACTTACCTGGAAAACTCAGCATGCTTGGAAAA GAAGCTGTGCAGCAGCGAGAGACAGCTCAGAAGATTGCCCTCAATGCACTGAGAGATGCTTCGGCTACTGAGGCCTTAGTCCGATCACTCAA GACGTTTTCAAACTTGTGCAAAGCAGCAAAAGCAGATGCGCCAGCAGCCTGCTTTGAGCAATTTCTCGAATTCCATCAGCAAGTTGTCCAAGCAGTGGCGGAAATGGTCTCAGTTCAAGCAGCTACTTCAGCTGCTCAAACACCAAATGCCAAGCAGCAGAGAGATAAAGAAGAAGACGAAGATACAGTGTTAAACGAGATGGTTCACAACTCCATGAACTCGAAACTGAGCTTATCCAAAAGAAGGTGCGCTTTGTACAAATCA AATGATGAGAACAAGAAACCACCCGCTGTTTGTTCGAACTCTTGCAGCTTAACCAGTACAATCAAACTGGGGAAGCAGATCGAAACAGAAGCAGGGAACTGGTTTATGGAGTTCTTGGAGAAGGCTCTGGAGAAAGGCATGAAGAAAACTAAAGGGACAACAACGGATGGGGATGCGAAGAAAGTTCCTCAGTCTCTGATACTTAGAGTGATTAATTGGGTGGAAATGCAACAATGTGATAGCAGTAAGCGACCAGTACATCCCAAAGCAGCACAAGTAGCCAGAAAGTTGAGGATCAAGATGAAGAATCCTTGA